The following are encoded together in the Planococcus antarcticus DSM 14505 genome:
- the queF gene encoding preQ(1) synthase, giving the protein MAGRNEDTLDHLSLLGNQNTAYKFEYDPEILEPIDNLHSRDYFVKFNCPEFTSLCPQTGQPDFATIYLSFIPDQKLVESKSLKLYLFSFRNHGDFHEDVVNIIMNDLIKLMDPRYIEVWGKFTPRGGLSIDPYTNHGKPGTKYEEMASYRMMNHDMNPETITNR; this is encoded by the coding sequence ATGGCAGGAAGAAACGAAGACACACTCGATCACTTATCATTGCTCGGCAATCAAAACACCGCGTATAAATTTGAATACGATCCAGAAATTTTGGAACCGATCGACAATCTGCACAGCCGCGATTATTTTGTGAAATTCAATTGTCCTGAATTCACTTCTCTTTGTCCACAAACCGGACAGCCAGATTTCGCTACCATATACCTGAGCTTTATTCCCGATCAAAAACTGGTAGAAAGCAAATCACTGAAGCTTTATTTATTCAGCTTCCGTAACCACGGAGATTTCCATGAAGATGTGGTTAACATCATTATGAATGATTTAATCAAATTGATGGATCCTCGTTATATTGAAGTATGGGGAAAATTCACGCCACGTGGCGGCTTGTCGATTGATCCTTATACAAACCATGGCAAACCAGGAACAAAATACGAAGAAATGGCATCGTACCGGATGATGAATCACGACATGAATCCTGAAACGATTACCAATCGATAA
- a CDS encoding DUF3817 domain-containing protein, which produces MFKNALRIFRFMGLLEGGSLLILLFIAMPLKYLFEFPEAVSIVGPIHGALFSVYILITIYMTFIFRWPFRFSIGAVASAFLPFGNFILDKRLESWQQLRTSVA; this is translated from the coding sequence ATGTTTAAGAATGCGTTGAGAATATTTCGTTTTATGGGCTTGCTTGAAGGCGGTTCATTATTGATTTTACTCTTTATTGCGATGCCGTTGAAATATCTCTTTGAATTTCCGGAAGCGGTCAGCATTGTAGGACCTATTCACGGAGCCTTGTTTAGTGTATATATTTTGATCACTATCTATATGACGTTCATCTTTAGATGGCCGTTCCGTTTCTCGATTGGTGCCGTTGCGTCAGCATTTCTACCGTTTGGCAATTTCATCTTAGATAAACGGCTTGAAAGTTGGCAGCAGCTGAGAACCTCAGTTGCGTAG
- a CDS encoding phosphotransferase family protein: MARNEGSGLQAQSVEWVKTQLGDTAEITSVKPLEGGTSSTLFELAVQENGSAYSYVLRLFHKADWLEKEPDLAKHEADSLQLAEQAGLLAPHLIAYDETGDRSGMPAVLMTKMSGSVVLQPVNDDNWLEGLAAALARLHQTEPADFPYEYFSYNDAFLLGKPKWSKVQNDWMRAFYIVAGSRPDARECFIHRDFHPANVLFENGEISAIVDWVNACRGPAGIDVGHCRVNLAQLYGISVANDFLAAYQRHAGSSFIYDPYWDLVSLTDTLDGSPVVYPGWKVFGMTGLSDELVRHRLDDYLLSLLDRFDDF; the protein is encoded by the coding sequence ATGGCTAGAAACGAAGGGTCCGGATTGCAGGCGCAATCTGTGGAATGGGTAAAAACACAACTTGGAGATACAGCAGAGATAACAAGCGTCAAGCCGCTGGAAGGCGGGACTTCTTCCACTTTGTTTGAGCTGGCTGTTCAAGAAAATGGAAGCGCATACTCTTACGTTCTTCGGCTTTTTCATAAAGCGGATTGGCTGGAGAAAGAACCTGATTTAGCAAAGCATGAAGCAGATAGTCTGCAATTGGCTGAACAGGCTGGTCTTCTGGCCCCTCATTTAATTGCATACGATGAGACAGGTGACAGGAGCGGAATGCCTGCAGTTTTGATGACTAAAATGTCTGGATCTGTAGTGCTTCAACCGGTCAATGACGACAATTGGCTGGAGGGCTTGGCTGCAGCTTTAGCTAGACTCCATCAAACCGAACCAGCAGACTTTCCATACGAGTACTTTTCCTACAATGATGCGTTTTTGTTGGGAAAGCCAAAATGGTCTAAAGTGCAAAATGACTGGATGCGCGCTTTTTATATTGTAGCGGGAAGCCGTCCAGACGCTCGGGAATGTTTTATTCACCGGGATTTTCATCCAGCTAATGTGCTGTTTGAAAATGGCGAAATCAGCGCTATTGTAGACTGGGTGAATGCTTGTCGGGGGCCTGCAGGAATCGATGTCGGGCATTGCCGAGTCAATTTAGCTCAGCTTTACGGAATTTCTGTCGCCAACGATTTTTTAGCGGCTTATCAGCGACATGCGGGTAGTTCGTTCATTTACGATCCGTATTGGGATCTTGTTTCGCTGACGGATACGCTTGATGGTTCGCCTGTTGTTTATCCAGGGTGGAAAGTCTTTGGCATGACAGGGTTGTCCGATGAGTTGGTGCGTCACCGATTGGACGATTATTTACTGAGCCTACTGGACCGATTCGACGATTTTTAA
- a CDS encoding class I SAM-dependent rRNA methyltransferase gives MKSEISIKINDKVKAEYAKGYPLIAKEALENPGILQTEGSILKLVDKQGRFLAKGYYGLQNKGYGWVLTRDENDIIDQAFIERKLATAIGRRQSFFTNPETTAFRVFNGEGDGFGGLIVDYYDGFYLLSWYSEGVYTFKDQVIAALQNVAECKGIYQKKRFDTKGQYIEEDDFVAGERGEFPLIVKENGVNVAVYLNDGAMTGIFLDQRDVRNAIKQKYAKDKNVLNTFSYTGAFSVVAALGGAVKTTSVDLAKRSSSKTIEQFSVNGIDFENQDILVMDVFNYFKYAKRKELKFDMVILDPPSFARSKKYTFSTSKDYTNLMKEAIAITEKNGVIVASTNSASFGMKKFKGFIDKAFKELRGKYSIVEEFTLPSDFRVQKEFKEGDYLKVLFVKLG, from the coding sequence ATGAAATCGGAAATTTCAATTAAAATAAACGATAAAGTTAAAGCGGAATACGCCAAGGGCTATCCCTTGATTGCTAAAGAAGCTTTAGAGAATCCGGGAATTTTGCAAACCGAGGGAAGCATTTTGAAGCTGGTCGATAAGCAGGGACGCTTTTTGGCAAAAGGCTATTACGGCCTGCAAAACAAGGGGTACGGATGGGTCTTGACGCGCGATGAAAATGACATCATTGATCAGGCTTTTATCGAACGCAAGTTGGCAACAGCTATCGGCCGAAGACAATCATTTTTCACTAATCCAGAGACGACAGCTTTCCGTGTCTTTAACGGCGAAGGCGATGGTTTTGGGGGCTTGATCGTCGATTATTACGATGGCTTCTATTTGCTCAGCTGGTACAGCGAAGGGGTTTATACCTTTAAGGATCAAGTGATCGCTGCACTGCAGAACGTTGCCGAATGCAAAGGCATTTACCAGAAAAAAAGATTTGATACAAAAGGTCAGTATATCGAAGAAGACGATTTTGTTGCGGGCGAGCGCGGCGAATTTCCATTGATCGTCAAAGAAAATGGCGTAAATGTTGCTGTTTATTTGAACGACGGAGCGATGACAGGAATTTTCCTGGACCAACGGGATGTGCGAAATGCCATTAAGCAAAAATATGCCAAGGACAAAAACGTGCTCAATACCTTTTCATATACAGGTGCTTTTTCAGTGGTGGCAGCACTCGGCGGAGCAGTCAAAACGACGAGTGTCGATTTGGCGAAAAGAAGCTCCAGCAAGACGATCGAGCAATTCAGCGTTAATGGCATCGATTTTGAGAACCAGGATATCCTGGTTATGGATGTTTTCAATTATTTCAAATACGCAAAGCGGAAAGAATTGAAATTCGACATGGTCATATTGGATCCACCAAGCTTTGCGCGTTCAAAAAAATACACCTTCAGCACATCAAAGGATTACACGAACTTAATGAAAGAAGCGATTGCCATTACGGAAAAAAATGGCGTCATTGTTGCTTCGACCAACAGTGCTTCTTTTGGAATGAAGAAATTCAAAGGGTTTATCGACAAAGCTTTTAAAGAACTTAGAGGGAAATACAGCATTGTTGAGGAGTTTACATTGCCAAGCGATTTTCGTGTGCAAAAGGAGTTTAAAGAAGGCGATTACCTGAAGGTTCTTTTCGTGAAACTGGGCTGA
- a CDS encoding SpoIIAA family protein has product MLSFVPSKDTETIAIEFEGTATREDAAKIDKIIQDKFADKGKFNIYAIINDVQDSTFTGFGESMQVNMEAWNQFHKFAVISSTHLTDQLAEMEKLLPKLKVKHFEMDEMNKAWEWIQE; this is encoded by the coding sequence ATGCTGTCATTTGTGCCAAGTAAAGACACGGAAACCATTGCAATTGAATTTGAAGGAACAGCAACAAGAGAAGATGCTGCAAAGATCGATAAGATTATTCAGGACAAGTTTGCAGACAAAGGGAAATTTAATATTTATGCCATCATAAATGATGTTCAAGACTCTACTTTCACAGGTTTTGGAGAAAGTATGCAAGTAAACATGGAGGCGTGGAATCAATTTCATAAATTCGCAGTAATCAGCTCTACCCATTTGACGGATCAATTGGCGGAAATGGAAAAACTACTGCCGAAACTCAAAGTCAAGCATTTCGAAATGGATGAAATGAACAAAGCTTGGGAATGGATCCAGGAATAA
- a CDS encoding thiol-disulfide oxidoreductase DCC family protein translates to MEHAIVLFDGDCNFCDSSVQFIINHDPAGYYQFASLQSEIGQELSRKYKVPEDVDSLVLIKDGQAYVKSEGALMISNHLTGLWKLAYYLKPFPRAVRDGAYDIVAKNRYKVFGKLDSCMLPPPHIRKRFLDK, encoded by the coding sequence ATGGAACATGCTATCGTATTATTCGATGGGGATTGTAATTTTTGCGATTCAAGCGTCCAGTTTATCATAAATCATGATCCGGCCGGCTATTATCAATTTGCTTCATTGCAAAGTGAGATTGGTCAGGAACTTTCAAGAAAATATAAGGTACCGGAAGACGTTGATAGTTTAGTGCTGATAAAGGATGGACAAGCATATGTGAAGTCTGAAGGTGCTTTGATGATTTCAAATCACTTAACGGGTCTTTGGAAACTGGCGTATTATTTAAAGCCGTTTCCCCGAGCAGTTCGAGATGGTGCATACGATATAGTGGCTAAAAATCGTTACAAAGTGTTTGGCAAACTGGACAGTTGCATGCTGCCGCCGCCTCACATACGCAAGCGATTTTTAGATAAATAA
- a CDS encoding TraR/DksA C4-type zinc finger protein: MKDEQLKQLKKQLEEQVESLEVRVEHTEEVESTELSNYDNHPADNATDLYDQERGMAMTQFKEEELEEAKAALAAIEEGTYGTCSVCGKDIPFERLEALPTALTCIDHADQNPDLESRPPEEDVLRASTAQPVEKEDNAIRDYQDSFGDVEDFGSSDTPQDQPNEDSQNFFKDDK; the protein is encoded by the coding sequence ATGAAAGATGAACAATTGAAACAGCTAAAAAAACAACTGGAAGAACAAGTAGAATCGTTGGAAGTGCGTGTTGAACACACAGAAGAGGTCGAGTCTACCGAGCTTTCAAATTACGATAACCATCCCGCTGACAATGCCACTGATTTATATGATCAGGAGCGCGGCATGGCAATGACTCAGTTTAAAGAAGAGGAACTGGAAGAGGCAAAAGCCGCTTTGGCAGCAATTGAAGAAGGGACATACGGTACATGTTCAGTTTGCGGAAAAGATATTCCGTTTGAACGTTTAGAAGCATTGCCAACAGCGTTGACATGCATCGATCACGCTGATCAAAACCCTGATCTTGAAAGCCGGCCACCGGAAGAAGATGTGCTGCGGGCTTCTACAGCGCAGCCGGTTGAGAAGGAAGACAATGCCATCAGGGATTACCAAGACAGCTTCGGGGATGTGGAAGATTTTGGGTCATCCGATACTCCGCAAGATCAGCCGAATGAAGATTCCCAGAATTTCTTTAAAGATGATAAATAA
- a CDS encoding MerR family transcriptional regulator codes for MEYTVQKLGNLAGISTRTLRYYDEIDLLKPARKSSSGYRIYGQQEVDKLQQILFFRELGMELEQIRNIVNDPNFDGSRALEEHREKLLAKRMQLDLLITNVEETISTKEGESIMTDKEKFQGFKQNLVNDNEQQYGSEIRSKYGDDLVDNSNAKMLNMSEQQYLEFTRLEQQVLASLEDAVKTNDPSSVVAQQTADLHRQWLDFTWPTYSKEAHRGLAEMYVADERFASYYDKVHPRAGQFLRDAIVSYTSQKE; via the coding sequence ATGGAATATACCGTACAAAAATTGGGGAACTTGGCCGGAATCAGTACACGTACACTGCGCTATTACGACGAAATTGATTTATTGAAGCCGGCAAGAAAAAGCTCTTCGGGTTACCGAATCTATGGTCAGCAAGAAGTGGACAAGCTGCAGCAAATCCTATTTTTTCGTGAACTTGGAATGGAGCTCGAACAGATAAGAAACATTGTAAATGATCCCAATTTCGACGGCTCCCGTGCTTTGGAGGAGCATCGTGAAAAACTTCTTGCGAAGCGAATGCAATTGGACCTCCTGATTACTAATGTGGAAGAAACCATTTCCACAAAAGAAGGAGAGAGCATCATGACTGATAAAGAGAAATTCCAGGGCTTTAAGCAAAATCTTGTGAATGATAATGAACAGCAGTATGGCAGTGAAATACGCAGCAAATACGGGGATGATCTAGTAGACAATTCCAATGCTAAAATGCTGAATATGAGTGAGCAGCAATACCTGGAATTCACACGCCTAGAACAGCAAGTGTTAGCCAGTTTGGAAGATGCTGTAAAAACAAATGATCCATCGAGCGTTGTGGCCCAACAAACAGCTGATTTGCATCGTCAGTGGTTGGACTTTACGTGGCCAACCTACAGCAAGGAAGCACACCGGGGTCTTGCAGAGATGTATGTGGCAGACGAGCGATTTGCTTCGTATTACGACAAAGTACATCCAAGAGCTGGACAATTCCTGAGAGATGCAATTGTTAGCTATACGTCACAGAAAGAATAA
- a CDS encoding ABC transporter ATP-binding protein, translated as MKKKNKETGLKPFISLLLTLKIPKLALAIGLLASLITTLVGLVVPLLTKNLVDGFSFDSLSAPLIAGIGVAFIVQAIINGISIYLLSMVGQRVVAGLRERMWAQLIRLRVGYFDQHSSGETVSRVVNDTGVVRNLITDHFPSFATGIISIIGAVIILVILDWKMTLVMMLAVPLTIAVMIPLGRQMAKISRNLQDETAHFTGHVQQTLGEIRLMKSSTAEDTEETRGIQGIHKLFTLGMKEAKIYALIAPLMYLVVMVVIVSIIGYGGIRVANGEMSTGSLVAFLLYLFQIIVPMATFARFFTELQKAKGATERIIGILELPLEEQQQKPDMDIAGKTLRLDGLSFAYDKGETVLENVSFEAQPGEMIAFAGPSGGGKTTVFGLIERFYEPLSGEISIGNTPIDEISIASWRDQIGYVSQESAMMGGTIRENLTYGLPDSRTIPAEELWRVARMAYAEDFIRAFADGLDTEVGERGVKLSGGQRQRIAIARAFLRDPKILMMDEATASLDSQSEGIVQQALSRLMEGRTTLVIAHRLSTIVDADKIVFIEKGCVTGIGTHRQLTASHSLYREFAEQQLT; from the coding sequence ATGAAAAAGAAAAATAAGGAAACGGGTCTGAAGCCGTTCATTTCGCTGTTATTGACATTGAAAATTCCAAAGTTAGCGCTGGCTATCGGTTTGCTTGCCAGCTTGATCACCACACTTGTCGGTCTAGTAGTCCCGTTGTTGACGAAAAATCTAGTTGATGGTTTTTCCTTCGACTCGTTAAGTGCGCCGTTGATTGCTGGAATCGGTGTTGCTTTTATTGTTCAAGCCATCATCAATGGCATTTCGATCTACTTGTTGAGTATGGTTGGACAGCGGGTAGTGGCGGGCTTGAGAGAACGGATGTGGGCGCAATTGATTCGGTTGCGTGTCGGTTATTTCGATCAGCATTCGAGTGGAGAAACGGTAAGCCGAGTCGTTAATGACACAGGCGTTGTGCGGAACTTGATCACGGATCATTTTCCGTCATTTGCCACAGGCATCATTTCCATTATTGGTGCAGTAATCATTTTAGTTATTCTGGACTGGAAGATGACGTTGGTTATGATGCTGGCTGTGCCGTTGACGATTGCAGTAATGATTCCCCTTGGACGTCAGATGGCAAAGATTTCACGAAACCTGCAGGATGAGACAGCCCATTTTACCGGCCATGTCCAGCAGACATTAGGCGAGATTCGTTTAATGAAGTCATCGACAGCTGAAGATACCGAAGAAACAAGAGGGATACAAGGCATCCACAAATTATTCACTCTCGGTATGAAAGAAGCGAAAATCTATGCCTTGATTGCACCATTGATGTATCTGGTTGTTATGGTGGTCATTGTGTCAATTATTGGCTACGGGGGGATCCGCGTGGCAAACGGTGAAATGTCTACAGGATCGCTGGTCGCTTTTCTATTGTATTTATTCCAGATTATTGTTCCAATGGCGACGTTTGCACGGTTTTTTACAGAGCTTCAAAAAGCCAAAGGAGCTACAGAACGCATCATTGGCATTTTAGAACTGCCATTAGAAGAACAACAGCAAAAGCCCGATATGGATATTGCCGGTAAAACATTGCGGCTTGACGGGTTGAGCTTTGCTTATGATAAAGGAGAAACGGTCTTAGAGAATGTGTCCTTTGAAGCGCAACCTGGAGAAATGATTGCATTTGCGGGACCAAGTGGCGGCGGGAAAACCACCGTTTTTGGCTTGATTGAACGATTTTATGAACCGCTGTCTGGCGAAATTTCAATTGGAAATACCCCAATCGACGAAATTTCAATTGCTTCCTGGCGGGATCAAATTGGGTATGTCTCTCAGGAAAGTGCGATGATGGGCGGCACCATCAGGGAAAACCTAACATATGGACTGCCGGATTCGAGAACGATTCCAGCTGAAGAACTTTGGCGAGTTGCGCGTATGGCCTATGCGGAAGATTTTATCCGAGCCTTTGCCGACGGATTAGATACAGAAGTCGGAGAGCGCGGCGTCAAATTATCAGGGGGTCAGCGTCAGCGGATCGCCATTGCAAGAGCTTTTCTGCGTGATCCGAAAATTCTGATGATGGATGAAGCGACTGCAAGTCTGGATAGTCAGTCAGAAGGCATTGTTCAACAGGCGTTAAGCCGCCTGATGGAAGGGCGGACAACTCTAGTGATTGCCCATAGATTATCAACAATTGTGGATGCGGACAAAATTGTCTTTATTGAAAAAGGGTGTGTGACAGGGATTGGCACACATCGACAACTGACAGCTTCCCATTCGCTTTACCGTGAGTTTGCTGAACAGCAATTAACTTGA
- a CDS encoding GNAT family N-acetyltransferase: MTINLPEVPTKIKTERLLLRMPMPGDGQVVNAAIHASLDDLKPWLAFAQEEPSPQGTEINQLESHLNFLKREVLRYLIFEKETGNFIGSTGFHSIEWDVPKMEIGYWLDSNAAGKGYMIEAVSALTDLAFATLKCNRLEIQCDAENFKSRAIPGKLGFILEGILKNDERSVDGKRLTDTCIYAKFA, translated from the coding sequence ATGACGATCAATTTGCCTGAAGTACCAACTAAAATAAAAACTGAGCGGTTACTGCTGCGGATGCCAATGCCTGGAGACGGGCAGGTAGTGAATGCAGCTATCCATGCTTCACTCGATGATTTAAAGCCGTGGCTCGCATTTGCACAGGAAGAGCCGTCTCCGCAAGGCACGGAAATCAATCAGCTGGAATCACATTTGAATTTCCTGAAACGTGAAGTTTTGCGCTACTTGATTTTTGAGAAAGAGACTGGGAATTTTATTGGCAGCACCGGATTTCATAGTATTGAATGGGATGTGCCGAAAATGGAGATTGGCTATTGGCTGGATTCCAATGCTGCTGGAAAAGGCTATATGATAGAGGCTGTTTCGGCTTTGACTGATTTGGCTTTCGCGACGCTGAAATGCAATCGCCTTGAAATTCAATGTGATGCAGAAAATTTCAAAAGCCGGGCAATTCCTGGAAAACTCGGATTTATACTAGAAGGAATCTTGAAAAATGACGAACGATCTGTGGACGGCAAGCGTTTAACCGATACGTGTATCTACGCCAAATTCGCTTGA
- a CDS encoding endonuclease/exonuclease/phosphatase family protein, giving the protein MHGKKKKAPVVKVMSFNIAHGLGMDGTVDLEKTAEVIEDSCATIVALQEVDRYFSARSSFVDQVEWLSERLGMYASYGANMNFAPEDSERPNRQYGNMILSKYPIKYVDNHLLTQVYCPFGNNEQRGILETVIEVDGIYLSVFNTHLALKDEELAVSVDEILAITGKSHFPRIIAGDFNASSSNAYMQKLNKHFRDAFLKMKRGDAYTYPSTYVNKETDEVFWPATRIDYILADSEVDVVQVAVIETSVSDHLPIVADMILVNAEVGVKERVQKARARV; this is encoded by the coding sequence ATGCACGGGAAGAAAAAGAAGGCACCGGTTGTAAAAGTCATGTCGTTTAATATTGCTCATGGTTTAGGGATGGATGGGACAGTTGATTTGGAAAAGACCGCTGAAGTTATTGAGGATTCTTGTGCTACCATCGTCGCCCTGCAAGAGGTTGACCGTTATTTTTCTGCCCGCAGTTCGTTTGTTGACCAAGTGGAGTGGTTGAGCGAAAGGCTTGGCATGTACGCTTCTTATGGCGCCAACATGAATTTTGCGCCTGAAGATTCGGAACGGCCGAATCGCCAATACGGCAATATGATTTTAAGCAAGTACCCAATCAAATATGTAGATAATCATTTGCTGACCCAGGTGTATTGTCCTTTTGGCAACAATGAACAGCGAGGGATTTTAGAAACTGTCATTGAGGTCGATGGTATTTACTTGAGCGTGTTCAATACTCATTTGGCTTTAAAGGATGAAGAACTAGCCGTCAGTGTCGATGAAATTTTGGCAATTACAGGAAAAAGTCATTTTCCTCGGATCATTGCAGGAGACTTTAATGCCTCTTCCTCTAATGCCTACATGCAAAAGTTGAACAAGCATTTCCGAGACGCGTTCCTAAAAATGAAAAGAGGGGATGCCTACACATATCCTTCTACTTACGTGAACAAAGAGACAGATGAAGTTTTCTGGCCGGCGACGCGGATCGACTATATTTTAGCTGATAGTGAAGTGGATGTCGTTCAGGTAGCAGTTATTGAAACATCGGTTTCTGATCATTTGCCGATTGTGGCGGATATGATCTTGGTTAATGCTGAGGTAGGCGTAAAAGAACGCGTACAAAAAGCACGCGCAAGGGTTTAA
- a CDS encoding nuclear transport factor 2 family protein has translation MDILTKEIYDLECSHLQPEVRVSMEKLDEVLDDEFFEFGSSGGVIKRSHYNEDHILNPDPMKIKHFALHELGPAAVLTTYLLHNVKTGKLTNRSSVWKKRQNGWKLFFHQGTVSTEEVFQ, from the coding sequence ATGGATATACTAACTAAAGAGATCTATGACTTGGAATGCAGTCATCTCCAGCCGGAGGTCAGGGTCTCGATGGAAAAGCTGGACGAAGTGCTCGACGATGAGTTTTTTGAATTTGGAAGCTCTGGTGGAGTCATCAAGCGATCGCATTATAATGAAGACCATATTTTGAATCCGGACCCAATGAAAATAAAGCATTTTGCCTTGCATGAGCTAGGACCAGCCGCTGTCTTAACCACGTACCTACTCCATAACGTGAAGACGGGAAAACTGACAAACCGCAGTTCTGTCTGGAAAAAACGTCAGAATGGGTGGAAACTTTTTTTCCATCAAGGGACAGTTTCAACTGAAGAGGTGTTTCAATAA
- a CDS encoding SpoIIAA family protein — MLSFIPSQDLQTIAFEVSGTVTKEDLRKLEQAIKEQFPGDQQFNAFAIMQQVEMPTIKALLEEAKIDSKHWSQYNKLAIISERNFLEKMTELSDLLPGIKAEHFHMEEMEQAWSWIKQ; from the coding sequence ATGCTGTCATTTATTCCAAGTCAGGATTTGCAGACAATTGCTTTTGAAGTCAGCGGGACAGTGACAAAAGAAGATCTGCGCAAGTTGGAACAGGCAATTAAGGAACAATTCCCTGGAGATCAGCAATTCAATGCCTTTGCCATTATGCAGCAGGTAGAGATGCCCACCATTAAAGCATTGCTGGAAGAAGCCAAAATCGATAGCAAGCATTGGAGTCAATACAACAAGCTGGCAATCATCAGTGAAAGGAATTTCCTTGAAAAGATGACAGAACTCAGTGATCTGCTGCCGGGCATTAAAGCCGAACATTTCCATATGGAAGAAATGGAACAAGCGTGGAGCTGGATTAAACAGTAA
- a CDS encoding GntR family transcriptional regulator: protein MPIPINHSKPVRVSAKESAYLQLQQWIIDGTLQPEEKLVDTELAQALSLSRTPIREALQLLEVQGFVEMFPGKATRVTTIKKDDLKDLLPPLAVLQALSAELAIPNLDDHIFSLLEEINQRFIEAIDSQNGFSALKIDQEFHQIIVDAAHNPYIHSILSSLQSHVRRQFFHHSLMLTKNSYDEHVEIIKTLKEKDPEKVTQLMKSNWIRSVEELSAEKSL, encoded by the coding sequence ATGCCTATTCCCATCAACCATTCGAAGCCCGTCCGTGTCTCAGCCAAAGAAAGTGCGTATCTTCAATTGCAGCAGTGGATCATTGACGGCACATTACAGCCTGAAGAAAAATTAGTCGATACGGAACTGGCACAAGCATTAAGCTTAAGCAGAACTCCTATCCGTGAAGCGCTTCAATTATTGGAAGTTCAAGGGTTTGTAGAAATGTTCCCCGGAAAAGCAACACGGGTCACAACTATCAAAAAAGATGATCTCAAGGATTTGCTGCCTCCTCTTGCCGTTTTGCAAGCCCTCTCAGCAGAACTCGCCATTCCCAATCTCGATGATCACATCTTTAGTTTATTAGAAGAAATCAATCAACGATTTATTGAAGCGATTGATAGCCAGAATGGGTTTTCGGCCTTGAAAATTGATCAGGAATTTCATCAAATTATTGTTGATGCTGCACATAACCCCTATATCCACTCAATACTCAGTAGTCTGCAATCCCATGTGAGAAGACAATTTTTCCATCATTCACTCATGTTGACAAAAAATTCTTACGATGAACATGTAGAGATTATCAAAACCTTAAAAGAAAAAGATCCAGAAAAAGTGACACAGCTCATGAAATCCAATTGGATCCGTTCAGTAGAAGAGCTGTCAGCCGAAAAAAGCCTGTAA
- a CDS encoding queuosine precursor transporter has translation MLLYLNGAFVGLLILSNILAVKLFSISEWAVLPAAVIVYVFTFPITDTIAEVYGKEAARQTVTAGFVTQLCALAFIFFAIHLPAAPFFADQESFEAIFSAGFRVTLASLVSYFISQNLDVTIFHKLKQRHGESRLWLRNNASTMASQLVDTSIFITIAFYGTMPTSALLGMIATQYVFKWLVAAADTPFVYLLVKLCRREQLSGKQIYGHQKPEALE, from the coding sequence ATGTTACTTTATTTGAATGGTGCATTTGTCGGCCTCTTGATCTTGTCGAATATTTTAGCGGTCAAGTTGTTCAGCATTAGTGAGTGGGCCGTTTTGCCTGCTGCTGTCATTGTCTACGTCTTTACGTTTCCTATCACCGATACGATTGCTGAAGTATACGGCAAAGAGGCTGCAAGGCAAACCGTTACGGCTGGATTCGTCACACAGCTTTGTGCATTGGCCTTCATTTTCTTCGCCATTCACCTACCGGCTGCTCCGTTTTTTGCAGATCAGGAATCATTTGAAGCTATTTTTTCCGCAGGCTTCCGCGTCACCCTAGCGAGTCTTGTTTCTTATTTTATTAGCCAGAACCTGGATGTCACTATTTTTCATAAGCTGAAACAGCGGCATGGCGAATCTCGGTTGTGGCTGCGCAATAACGCCTCAACGATGGCCAGCCAATTGGTAGATACCAGTATTTTTATCACCATTGCTTTTTACGGCACTATGCCTACCAGTGCATTGCTCGGTATGATTGCCACCCAATACGTATTTAAGTGGTTAGTGGCTGCGGCCGATACGCCATTTGTTTATTTGCTGGTCAAGTTATGCAGACGCGAACAGCTGTCAGGCAAACAAATTTATGGACATCAAAAACCGGAAGCTCTCGAGTAG